The following nucleotide sequence is from Mucilaginibacter sp. cycad4.
CGATCTTTTTTGCTGATAGCCGTGACCTGTACCACTGGACCGACGGCCGGAAAGCGGTGTTCGACCAGCCCGGCGAAGGGCCGAAAGTTTTCAGGTGGAAAAACAAATATTGGATGATCACTGATGTTTGGAAAGGGCTTGCCGTTTATTCTTCAAACGATCTGGAAAACTGGGCCCGCCAACCGGGCGGTGATCTCCTGGCAACACCCGGCAACGGTAATGACGATGGCGCCATTGGCCATCATTGCGATGTAATTGTAACACCCGCGGGCCGGGCCTATATCTTTTATTTTGTACATCCCGGCGATGGCGCAGTAGCCGGTAATACCACCAAATATGACAAACAACGCAGCAGCTTACAGGTAGCCGAACTCAAATTAACTGATGGCAAATTAACCTGCAACAGAAACGAAATAACAAACATTATTTTAAAGTAGCGGGGGGGACTAACAAAATGTACCCCCTGGTACGCTACGGCGGCTGTTACCATCTTCTTCTCCCAACCTTAGCTCCTATTTCAAAGAAGCTTATTCCGAGCGCTTTAAGGCCGAAAGCCTGACATAAAAATTTCAAAAAACACCATGTTGCTGTGAGTATCATTTACAGCAGTCGTTGTCTTTGGTGTGTCCGATTATAAAACTGTTTTGTTCCACGTCCTTACACGACTTCCAAACATACCGGAACGGCAGTAAATATGTTTACCTAAACAATTAAACCATGAAAAAACTTTTTACGCTTTGTAATTATTTGACAGGGCAACGCCTCCGGACGGGGCTGCTGTTGTTTTCACTGTCGGTGTTGGTGACGATGAGCGTCAGCGCCCAAACGTTCGTCCATCCCGGTGTGGCCTTTAACCGGGCCGATTTGGATCAATTGAAAGCCAACATTAGCCGCGAACCATGGCTATCCGGTTATAATGCGTTTAAAAACGACTCGCATTCACAATTGGGCTATGGGCAAAAGGGGCCTTTTGCAACAGTTACAAGGGCACCGAACCTAAACAACAGCGCCTGGATTGAAGACATGCAGGCCGTTCACAACCTGGCCTGGATGTGGTGGTTTACAGGCGATTCTACTTATGCCCGCAAAGCTACTAACCTGCTTGATAGCTGGGCGGTAACCAATACTACATGGGGCGGTGGAGAATCTATGCTGGATATTGGCGATTATGCCCAATATTGGGGTGTTGGTGCTGAAATCCTTCGCTCTACTTTTCCCGGTTGGACAGCAGCCAACACACAGCACGTAAAAAATTATTTTGCCAATGTTTTATTTCCGACTTCCTGGGTACCTAGTCCCTTGCGCGACGCGAACAAAGGCGCTCTTCAGTTAAAAATAGCCCTTGCCGCATCGGTTTTTTGTGATGATGCCACCCGGTTTAACCAGGCGGTGGAAGTGTACCGGATGGATGCCGGAGGAGGTATGCGCAATTCATTGCCTGGCGGCGAAGTAGGAGATTCGGGCCGCGACGACCATTGGCGCGTGCAGGCAGCAGCACTGGCCTGGGGCGCAGAAGTTGCCTACAAGCAGGGGGCCGATATGTTTGCCGAGTTGGATAACCGGGTATTGGCTATCGGTGAGCTGTATCATAAATACGCTTTTGACGGGGCAACAATGACCTTTATCCCGTTGGGAGGATATGCAAGTTTTTGGACCGGTTGGGGGATTCAGCCCGGAGCAAGGGCCGGCGATATGACTAACCTTATTTATAGTGCTTATAATGTGCGTAAGGGGATACCTACCCCTAATACCGACAGGATGAGGGCTGCATTAATGCAACCGGGTACCAGCTATTATTCTCCGGCCGGCGGCAATTTCCTATACCTGAAATCATCGGATACATCTACCGCGGTTAAGTTGCCCCAGGTATATTATCCTGCCGATCATGTACAGCCGGTGAGCAACCTAACCAATATAGATATCGGTAATACCGGATTGGCGGGCAGCGCCTCCTACAATAACGGGGTTTGGACACTTAACGGTGCCGGAACTTCCACCAGTAATGCTTTCAGCTTTAATTTTAAGAAAATTAGCGGCGATGCCGGCCTGGTGGTAAAAGTTGAAAATATGTCGTTAAATACAGGTGGTTGCGGCGTCATGTTACGCCAATCGCTGGCGCCTGGTTCGGCTTTTTATGATATTTTCCTTAAAGCAACAGGCGGTGCCGGAAACCACTACCAACCCAAAGCGCCCTGGTGGTTAAAAATTGAGCGCGTAGGCACCCGCATATTTACATACCATTCGCAGGATGGTATTAGCTGGACCAATCTTGGTTGCTGGTACTCTGCAACAGGTTTCCCCACTGATTTGTATGCCGGATTTTACACCCTTTCCAGCAATAACTCGGCACTAAATACCGCTACGTTCAGTAATGTGGCTTATAGTCAATCCGCACCTGCCGGATCTCCGGAGATTAGCAGTGCTACCACAGCCACAGCTACCAGTAGTGCGCCTTTCAGTTATAACATCGTAGCCAGTGCTAATGCATCTTCTTATAGTGCCGGCGGCTTGCCGGCAGGGCTTAGCATTGATGCGGTTACCGGTATTATCTCGGGCACGCCTACCGCATTAGGGCAAAGCGAAATTACCATAGCCGCCACTAATGCCAGCGGCACCGGTACGGCAACCCTCATGCTGAATGTAATCAATAACCAGGCACCGGCAGCACCGGCTTCGGCTGCGGCAACGGTTGTTAACGCTACACAAATTAATCTTACCTGGGTAGCTTCAGCCAATGCTACCAGCTATTCGGTAAAACGGTCGTCGTCATCCACCGGGCCGTTTACCACTATACAATCAGGTATAACCAACACATCATATGTTGATGCCAGCCCGGTACCCGAGGTAAACAATTATTATGTAGTGACCGCGCTTGCCGGAACATTGGAAAGCGGCAACTCAAATGTTATTTTTTCATCTGTGCCCCCGGCAGCCCCTGCGCAGCCTACAGCTGTTAATAAAAGCAACGAGGTTGACTTGAGTTGGAACAGCGCTTTGGGAGCAGCTACTTATAATGTAAAACGCGCTACCATAAGCGGCGGCCCTTATACTACTGTAGCCAATGTTTCAACTACTGCGTATGCGGATCTGAATGTAAGCAACGGAAGCCCTTACTATTATGTAGTTTCAGCTGTGGGCCAAACCAAAGAAAGCTCCAACTCGGCCGAAACATTTGGCGTACCCGGATCAAGTTCTTCAACCTGGAGCCAGCAGCCCGAGTCCGACTCGCTTACCCTGGCCAGCAACTGGCAGGAAAACGCGACACCGGTTAATCCCGCAATTATTAGCTTTCAGAATAGTGCAGACACAGTACTGACCAACGATATTCAAAACCTCGTAGCTTCCAGGATACAGTTTAACGCAAACGCTAACAGTTATACGATTGACGGTGCGGCAATTCATTTGCGGAATGACCTGGTTAATAACAGCACAGCTTATCAAACCCTGAAGATGCCGATAACGCTTGACACGCTGCTCAATGTAAATACTCCGGGTTTTAATGGTACAGTAGCTTTAACCGGGCAAATCACCGGCACCGGCAGCTTGCTTAAAAATGGTATAGGGTTTCTTTACATGGGGGGCAGCAACACCTACTCCGGAGGTACAACGCTTAACGGAAACGGGCAAAGCTGGCCGCCGATATATGGAATTGAAATATCAGGAACAAGTACAGGAGTACCATCCGCTCCTACATCAGGCCCTCTCGGTACCGGAAAGATAACCATGAACGGTGGGGCGCTTTTTTCGGCAAATGGCGATGCTACCTTATACAACGATATTGAGATTGCTGCCGGAAAAACCAGCTATTTTTATCAAACTACTAATGCTATTAATTTATATGGCCGGCTTACCGGAAGCGGCACTATCATTCAGGATGGAAATACGTATGCCGGGCTGCACTTGTTTGCAGATAACAGCAGCTTTACCGGATACTTTGTTTCCAAGCTGCGCAGCGGAAATTTACGCTTGAGATTTGAAGTACCGCAATCAGGCAGCGCAAATGCATCATGGAACCTTGACGCCAATGGCAATGATTGCCAGGGAATTATGTTCCCAACCGGCACCATCAGTTTCGGCTCATTGGCAGGCAGGGGAGCTATCCGTACAGACGGAGGCGGCAGCCCAACCATCAGTATAGGTGCATTAAATATCTCAACGAATTATAGCGGCACCATGACCGGGACCATGAATGTAGAAAAAGTTGGTACGGCTGTTCTTATATCCAGCGGTAACCAGGCTTATTCAGGAACAACAACGATAAAGAATGGCACGTATTTGCTTAATAATGACCCTAACAGCGGTACATTCACCAGTCCGGTGGTTGCTGTGGCCGGCACATTTGGCGGCGGCGGGAAAAGTACATCATCGGCTACTATCGGTACCGGTTCAGGTACAGGTGCGGTACTGGCACCCGGCAACCAGGCCATCGGCACCCTAAAAGTAGGCACCCTCACCATGAATGCCGATGCTACTTATAAAGTAGAGTTAAG
It contains:
- a CDS encoding cellulose binding domain-containing protein encodes the protein MKKLFTLCNYLTGQRLRTGLLLFSLSVLVTMSVSAQTFVHPGVAFNRADLDQLKANISREPWLSGYNAFKNDSHSQLGYGQKGPFATVTRAPNLNNSAWIEDMQAVHNLAWMWWFTGDSTYARKATNLLDSWAVTNTTWGGGESMLDIGDYAQYWGVGAEILRSTFPGWTAANTQHVKNYFANVLFPTSWVPSPLRDANKGALQLKIALAASVFCDDATRFNQAVEVYRMDAGGGMRNSLPGGEVGDSGRDDHWRVQAAALAWGAEVAYKQGADMFAELDNRVLAIGELYHKYAFDGATMTFIPLGGYASFWTGWGIQPGARAGDMTNLIYSAYNVRKGIPTPNTDRMRAALMQPGTSYYSPAGGNFLYLKSSDTSTAVKLPQVYYPADHVQPVSNLTNIDIGNTGLAGSASYNNGVWTLNGAGTSTSNAFSFNFKKISGDAGLVVKVENMSLNTGGCGVMLRQSLAPGSAFYDIFLKATGGAGNHYQPKAPWWLKIERVGTRIFTYHSQDGISWTNLGCWYSATGFPTDLYAGFYTLSSNNSALNTATFSNVAYSQSAPAGSPEISSATTATATSSAPFSYNIVASANASSYSAGGLPAGLSIDAVTGIISGTPTALGQSEITIAATNASGTGTATLMLNVINNQAPAAPASAAATVVNATQINLTWVASANATSYSVKRSSSSTGPFTTIQSGITNTSYVDASPVPEVNNYYVVTALAGTLESGNSNVIFSSVPPAAPAQPTAVNKSNEVDLSWNSALGAATYNVKRATISGGPYTTVANVSTTAYADLNVSNGSPYYYVVSAVGQTKESSNSAETFGVPGSSSSTWSQQPESDSLTLASNWQENATPVNPAIISFQNSADTVLTNDIQNLVASRIQFNANANSYTIDGAAIHLRNDLVNNSTAYQTLKMPITLDTLLNVNTPGFNGTVALTGQITGTGSLLKNGIGFLYMGGSNTYSGGTTLNGNGQSWPPIYGIEISGTSTGVPSAPTSGPLGTGKITMNGGALFSANGDATLYNDIEIAAGKTSYFYQTTNAINLYGRLTGSGTIIQDGNTYAGLHLFADNSSFTGYFVSKLRSGNLRLRFEVPQSGSANASWNLDANGNDCQGIMFPTGTISFGSLAGRGAIRTDGGGSPTISIGALNISTNYSGTMTGTMNVEKVGTAVLISSGNQAYSGTTTIKNGTYLLNNDPNSGTFTSPVVAVAGTFGGGGKSTSSATIGTGSGTGAVLAPGNQAIGTLKVGTLTMNADATYKVELSTSSATSDKVSTAVVNLVNQPKLQITAIDSTSLAQGSSFTIIDNTGSAAISGTFKGLPELAPLTVGNFTLRISYKGGTGNDVVLLDDRPLPVIITSAPTDTTLIGKPMTYIVTGIKSPNHFSASGLPAGLQIDSLSGKISGTPTESGTFNVSLSAGNGSTTGTSTLILTVLGSAVNSLAVAAGDAKNTLEWQSLPGYSYNVKRSATSGGPYTTLGSVSNLTFTDSNVSNGATYFYVVTPADSTGEGAKSTEVVAKPNTGQRDFYQFDEVSGSKGIDAWGANHAALAATASRGTGKYAGSLLLDGSANAYAALPAGIFSTLNDFTISAWVRMDAISTWMRVFDFGSSTTQYMFLTVQASVTNGQSTIRYATKNGSAAEQNINYNYTFPLNTWTYLAVTRAGNTTTLYVNGTSVASSTNITIKPSALGSTTQNYLGKSQFADPMFKGSIDNFKIYGRALSSTEIAADVLGDQTITFASLNVKTFGDADFVPPATASSGLAVSYSSSDTTVASVINGAIHIKAAGTATITASQPGNTSFKAATPINQSLTIGKKAQTITFNAIPAKTVADSDFVAGATASSGLALSYSSSDSTVVQIIDGKLHITGSGTAVITASQGGDASYLPAPPVTQTLTVNKLSQSISFAALPLSRPGDADVSLSATSTSGLPVVYTSSNLNVATVVNNKLHIVGAGSSAITAQQGGNARFDTTALSKTFKVLPYNVQVQSSDGDNNQPVNNLIKPFLKIVNQDSVAINLNELTMRYWFTAENYAGINSWIDYAQMGNNNVTMKYVQLPDPHTGALGYIEYAFPTSGKLNAGSNSGVIQSRFANQDWSNFSEADDYSYLPYTGSYAANSHITLYRNGQLIYGTEPATVAATAAFTVSYQNQNQGTSGNTISTYLVFNNTGNVPVNYSDLSVRYWFSREGTAGLNFSVGYAKLGNSKINNRFVTLSPALTGADTYLELTVDPSAGSLYPLSNTGNIQYQVNKTDWSAFNEANDYSFAAKAAMALNNHITVYYKDQLIYGTEPTLPSGNSLASTIGQKTGIVQDSNTPIGIIPNNVIYPNPVAAGSFNIKLTPDLEQKEISLVIRDNFGKVMQSGRYRGFGGNLGVQLTRSYMTGVYYVQINNLVPLRMIVSP